In the Chroococcidiopsis sp. SAG 2025 genome, one interval contains:
- a CDS encoding amino acid adenylation domain-containing protein, producing the protein MTSIESIDHISEEVFVFPASFAQQRLWFLNRLFSGTSFYNVPTTVRLAGVLDLKALEESFNEIVRRHEILRTNFGVQEGQPVQLITPHSKVFLKIFDLQQLPASEREAAAQQAIAREIQQPFNLDRDSLLRVTLLQLDELEYVLVINLHHIVFDEWSIAILIRELELLYSAFSMGKPSPLPELSIQYADFAHWQRQWLQGEVLESQLSYWRSQLQNLSVLEVESNRCRPKERGDRGAIKLLELPQDLSQALLTLSHQEGVTLFMTLLAAFQVLLYRYTGQTDIAVGSPIANRNRRELEDLIGFFANSLVLRTDVSGNPSFRELLARVRQVTVEAYAHQDLPFEKLVEELHPERQGSRNPLFQVVFALQNAPIEQLTLPKLSLSSFKVETTTARFDLEFYLWECAENFRSLWGDGWQQAEGLRGVLVYNTELFKPSAIARMLTHFQTLLTGVVTDPDTNLADLPILSAAEQHQLVEWNQTRRSYPERCIYQLFELQVEQSPNAIAVSFGDRQYTYHELNSGSNQLAHYLRKLGVGCKTLVGICMEPSPMAIASLLGILKAGAAYVPLDPTYPPERLQFMLEDAQVSVLVTQQALAPLFRLSWGDRNLKVVCLEKDWEAIAQESEQNLSDQTTVDNLAYVIYTSGSTGTPKGVAVTHRAVNRLVCNTNYITLEPGDKVAQCANLSFDAATFEIWGALLNGAQLVGCDREVMLSPQKFAQEIRQQEISILFLTTALFNQMAREVPDCFRSLRYLLFGGEAVDLRWVKAVKQHGAPAHLLHVYGPTENTTFTSWYEVQDVPEAATSIPIGRPVASTQIYLLDAHLNPVPIGVTGEIYLGGDGLAKEYLNRPQLTEQRFICQGSREQGRAGSWELGEEGAEDAEGTGEAGEEKTQPPITNYQLPITDRLYKTGDLARYLPDGNLEFVGRTDSQIKLRGFRIELGEIETVLKQYPSVEETVVVVREDGSSDRHLVAYIVLNTKSPQPPFLRGASQLLASQGGLGGIGASEFPPSQGGLGGIGDLRSFLKTKLPNYMMPSAFVVVKALPLTPNGKVDRQALPSPDFTSIDLPTLAPRTSVEAQLAQLWAETLGRQVGISDDFFELGGHSLLATQLVSRIRDRLGVEVPLGVLFETPTIVAIAQYIDAIRGADLVQTAEAETSAQNREEVEF; encoded by the coding sequence ATGACTTCAATAGAATCGATCGATCACATTTCTGAGGAAGTCTTTGTTTTTCCGGCATCGTTTGCACAACAACGGCTTTGGTTTCTCAATCGCCTATTTTCTGGTACTTCGTTCTATAATGTGCCGACGACGGTTCGTCTAGCGGGCGTGCTTGACTTAAAAGCGTTAGAAGAAAGCTTTAATGAAATTGTTCGCCGTCACGAAATATTGCGTACCAACTTCGGAGTGCAAGAGGGGCAACCCGTACAACTAATTACGCCCCATTCAAAGGTATTCCTGAAGATATTCGATTTACAGCAGTTGCCTGCAAGCGAACGAGAAGCAGCAGCGCAACAGGCGATCGCGCGGGAGATCCAACAGCCTTTTAACCTGGATCGAGATTCTCTGCTGCGAGTAACGTTGCTACAACTAGACGAGTTAGAGTATGTTTTGGTCATCAATCTGCACCACATCGTTTTTGATGAGTGGTCGATCGCGATCCTAATTCGAGAATTAGAATTGCTCTACTCTGCTTTTAGTATGGGTAAACCTTCCCCTTTGCCCGAACTGTCAATTCAATATGCTGACTTTGCCCACTGGCAACGACAATGGTTGCAAGGGGAAGTGCTAGAATCGCAACTATCTTACTGGCGATCGCAGTTGCAGAATTTATCCGTTCTAGAGGTCGAGAGCAATCGTTGCCGTCCAAAAGAACGAGGCGATCGGGGAGCAATTAAGTTACTAGAGTTGCCACAAGACTTATCTCAAGCACTTTTGACACTGAGTCATCAAGAAGGCGTAACGCTGTTCATGACATTACTAGCAGCGTTCCAAGTCTTGTTATATCGCTATACAGGACAGACCGATATAGCTGTAGGATCGCCAATTGCCAATCGCAATCGGCGGGAATTAGAGGATTTAATCGGCTTTTTTGCCAATAGTTTAGTTCTACGAACCGATGTATCAGGTAATCCCAGCTTTCGCGAGTTGCTGGCTAGAGTGCGCCAGGTGACGGTAGAAGCCTACGCCCATCAAGATTTACCTTTTGAGAAGTTAGTGGAAGAGTTACATCCAGAACGTCAAGGAAGCCGCAACCCATTGTTTCAAGTGGTATTTGCGCTGCAAAACGCACCTATAGAACAGCTAACGCTACCTAAGCTCTCGCTCTCTTCCTTCAAAGTGGAAACAACAACCGCTCGGTTCGATCTAGAGTTTTATCTATGGGAGTGCGCCGAAAACTTTAGGAGTTTGTGGGGTGACGGGTGGCAGCAGGCGGAGGGATTGCGTGGTGTTTTAGTTTACAACACCGAGCTGTTTAAGCCAAGTGCGATCGCCCGGATGCTAACTCATTTCCAAACGTTATTAACCGGAGTAGTTACCGATCCCGACACAAATTTAGCAGATCTACCGATTTTGAGCGCCGCAGAGCAGCATCAATTAGTAGAGTGGAATCAAACTAGACGTAGTTATCCAGAGCGCTGCATTTACCAATTATTTGAACTTCAGGTAGAACAAAGTCCAAACGCTATTGCAGTAAGTTTTGGCGATAGACAATATACCTATCATGAGTTGAATAGTGGTAGCAACCAACTGGCACATTATTTGCGAAAACTAGGTGTAGGTTGCAAAACGCTGGTAGGTATCTGCATGGAACCTTCTCCAATGGCGATCGCTTCTTTGCTTGGTATCCTCAAAGCCGGAGCAGCTTACGTTCCTCTAGATCCTACCTATCCCCCCGAACGGTTGCAGTTCATGTTGGAGGACGCTCAAGTATCTGTGCTAGTGACGCAACAAGCATTAGCCCCCCTTTTTAGGCTCAGTTGGGGGGATCGAAATTTAAAAGTTGTTTGTTTAGAAAAAGATTGGGAAGCGATCGCGCAAGAAAGCGAGCAGAACCTAAGCGATCAAACAACTGTAGATAACCTTGCCTACGTAATTTATACTTCTGGTTCGACGGGAACCCCAAAGGGCGTAGCAGTAACCCATCGAGCCGTAAATAGATTAGTATGCAACACCAACTACATCACCTTAGAGCCTGGGGATAAAGTCGCTCAATGTGCCAATCTGTCATTTGATGCAGCAACCTTTGAGATTTGGGGCGCACTGCTAAATGGAGCGCAATTAGTGGGGTGCGATCGCGAAGTGATGCTTTCTCCCCAAAAGTTTGCCCAAGAGATTCGACAGCAGGAAATTAGCATCCTGTTTTTGACAACCGCTTTATTCAACCAAATGGCGCGGGAAGTACCTGACTGTTTTCGTTCGCTGCGCTACTTGCTATTTGGGGGTGAAGCAGTTGATCTCAGGTGGGTAAAAGCAGTTAAGCAGCACGGCGCACCCGCACATTTGCTGCACGTATATGGACCAACTGAAAATACTACATTTACTTCCTGGTATGAAGTGCAAGATGTACCAGAAGCAGCAACATCAATTCCGATTGGTCGTCCCGTTGCTAGCACTCAAATCTACCTGCTGGATGCCCACCTAAACCCCGTACCTATTGGCGTTACAGGAGAAATTTACCTTGGTGGCGATGGATTAGCAAAAGAATATTTGAATCGTCCTCAGTTGACGGAGCAACGGTTTATTTGCCAAGGGAGTAGGGAGCAGGGACGAGCTGGGAGCTGGGAGCTGGGAGAAGAGGGGGCTGAGGATGCAGAGGGAACTGGGGAGGCGGGGGAAGAAAAAACCCAACCACCAATTACCAATTACCAATTACCAATTACCGATCGCCTTTACAAAACCGGAGACCTTGCCCGCTATCTTCCTGATGGCAATCTCGAATTTGTTGGTCGTACTGACTCGCAAATTAAGTTGCGGGGTTTTCGGATTGAGTTGGGCGAGATTGAAACAGTCTTGAAGCAGTATCCGAGTGTAGAAGAAACTGTTGTTGTGGTGCGGGAGGATGGGAGTAGCGATCGCCATTTGGTTGCTTACATCGTTCTCAACACGAAATCCCCTCAACCCCCCTTTTTAAGGGGGGCTAGTCAATTACTCGCTTCGCAAGGGGGACTAGGGGGGATCGGGGCGAGTGAATTCCCCCCTTCTCAAGGGGGGTTAGGGGGGATCGGCGATCTGCGAAGCTTCCTCAAAACAAAACTGCCAAATTACATGATGCCTTCCGCTTTTGTAGTCGTGAAGGCTTTACCCCTAACACCTAACGGCAAAGTAGATCGGCAGGCACTTCCCTCACCCGATTTTACTTCTATCGATCTACCAACTCTTGCACCGCGAACGTCAGTTGAAGCTCAGTTAGCGCAGCTTTGGGCGGAAACGTTGGGGCGACAAGTAGGTATCAGCGACGATTTTTTTGAATTGGGCGGACATTCGCTCTTAGCCACGCAATTAGTTTCGAGAATACGCGATCGCCTTGGGGTAGAAGTGCCATTGGGAGTTCTATTTGAAACACCAACGATTGTGGCGATCGCGCAATATATTGACGCGATCCGTGGGGCGGATCTGGTACAAACGGCTGAGGCTGAGACATCCGCTCAAAATCGCGAGGAGGTGGAATTTTGA
- a CDS encoding alpha/beta hydrolase, which produces MLFTPLNFLIQSLSGLFSIALLLGGIYIIHQWYDRELLDRAWLILGIALSTWSFVGFLPVSLLLRRPGADEPKAMRSDTVQRIPRPDGSEIQVESYGSADAQPIILTHGWGPNSTVWYYAKRQLANHFRVIVWDLPGLGKSSKPKNRDYSIEKYARDLEAVLSLVGDKRAILLGHSMGGMILLTFCRLFPEYLNRQVAGLILVDTTYTNPVKTAIFSRFLQAVQKPLLKPLLHLAIALSPLFWLMSGLSYLNGSMHVTTEISGFTGRETRGQLNFSTLLGLHGSPGILARGMLAMLQFDETTTLPKIDIPVLAIVGKSDIATVPAASKRMSMDLPKAELAILQPAGHMGLMERNEQFADAVRSFSTLCLSSN; this is translated from the coding sequence ATGCTATTTACACCCCTCAATTTCCTGATTCAATCGCTGAGCGGACTCTTTTCGATCGCTCTGCTCTTAGGGGGAATTTACATTATCCATCAATGGTATGACCGAGAACTACTCGATCGCGCTTGGTTAATATTGGGAATAGCACTTTCCACCTGGTCGTTTGTAGGATTTCTGCCAGTTTCTCTGCTGCTGCGTCGTCCTGGTGCTGACGAACCCAAAGCAATGCGTAGCGACACCGTACAGCGGATACCGCGACCAGACGGCAGTGAAATTCAAGTCGAGTCTTATGGTTCAGCCGATGCTCAGCCGATTATTTTGACTCATGGTTGGGGACCAAATAGCACTGTCTGGTACTACGCCAAGCGACAACTAGCTAACCATTTTCGCGTAATTGTATGGGACTTGCCAGGGCTGGGAAAATCTAGCAAGCCAAAAAATCGGGATTACTCAATCGAAAAATATGCGCGTGACTTAGAAGCAGTTTTATCTCTAGTGGGAGACAAACGGGCGATTTTGCTGGGACACAGCATGGGTGGCATGATTCTACTTACATTCTGTCGTTTGTTCCCAGAATATCTAAATCGGCAGGTTGCTGGTTTAATTCTGGTAGACACTACCTATACCAATCCTGTCAAAACTGCTATTTTCAGCAGATTTCTACAAGCCGTACAAAAGCCTTTGCTAAAACCTCTGCTGCATCTGGCGATCGCTCTGTCGCCTCTATTTTGGTTGATGAGTGGGTTGAGCTATCTCAATGGCTCGATGCACGTCACTACTGAGATCTCAGGCTTCACAGGCAGAGAAACACGAGGTCAACTCAACTTTTCAACACTATTAGGTCTACACGGCTCACCAGGCATACTAGCTAGGGGAATGCTAGCAATGCTGCAATTCGATGAAACGACAACTTTGCCAAAGATCGATATTCCAGTTTTGGCGATCGTCGGGAAATCCGATATTGCCACCGTACCTGCAGCTAGCAAGCGTATGAGCATGGATTTACCCAAAGCCGAACTGGCGATTCTGCAACCTGCTGGACACATGGGATTGATGGAACGCAACGAACAATTTGCTGATGCAGTTCGTTCGTTTAGCACGCTCTGCCTAAGTTCCAATTGA